A region of the Candidatus Methylacidithermus pantelleriae genome:
TTTTAGGGACTCGGAGATTGGGTTTTTCAATATCAATTCTTCCCAGGATTTGGCTTGGGCAGAGAATTTGCTCTCGGGCAAGATGGCCAAAGGTGCGGAAGGCCATTGCGAAACGTAAGAGGACCCAGGGGGCCGGTGGTTTCCTTGTTATGGCTCTACCCTTGGAATCGTATCCGGTGATCGGGTTTGTGGGATGGAGTGGTTCAGGCAAAACCACCCTTCTTAAGGAGATCGTTCGCCGGTTGCGCGAGCAAGGAAGAAAAGTTGCGGTCATCAAGCACGCTCACCATTCCTTTGATGTAGATCATCCCGGCAAGGATAGTTACGAGCTCCGACACGCGGGAGCGCGGAAGGTTCTTGTAGCTTCCCGGCTTCGGTGGGCTCTGATGGTCGAAACGCCGGAAGGAGAGGAACCAGACTTGGGAAAACTTCTGACGATCGTAGGGCAAGACCCCCCTGATCTCATCCTGGTGGAAGGGTTTAAGAGATTCCCTTACCCCAAGGTGGAGGTTTATCGTCCCTCTTTGGGCTTGCCTCCACTCTATTCCAAGGATCCCCACGTGGTCGCCGTGGCTTCCCCTTCTCCGGAAAGGGAGCTTCCCGCGGGCGTAACCTGGCTTAATCTCAACGAACCGCAAGAAGTTCTGGCGTTTATCGAGAGAAGGCTCAAAGACCGCGTCGTCCCATCCTAACCCCGAAGGTCCTTTGGGTGACTTGCAAGGAAACCCGGCAAAAACCTCGTAGCTTTTACGCTTCCTCGTAACAAGGAGCGCAACTTTTACTGAAAATTCCAACTAGGTTTGAGCGGATTGTGCGGGCAACCTGACTAGGCAGGAACTCCCTCCAGTCCGGGCAAAAGACCCCCTTTTTCCTCATCGGTGCCCTTTTTCTTGGGAAGCGGGGCTGGTTCCGGAGGGGGTGTGGTCAGGACCGGAGGAGGAACATTCTTGGGAGGTGGGTTGAGTAACCGTCCGTGGCGGACAATCTCGACCACGTGAGATCCATCCAGGGTTTCGTACTCCAGGAGCGCATTGGCCAGAGCTTCCACCTTGTCGCGATGGGCAAGCAAAAGCTCCGTGGCTCGCTGATAGGCCTGGTCGATAAAGTTTTTCACCTCCTTATCGATTTCCTGGGCGGTGGCCTCACTATAGCCTCGTGCCGTTCCTAAATCCCTTCCCAGAAACACAAGCGTAGGATCGTCAGAATAGTGGACTGTGCCCAGCTTCTCGCTCATTCCCCATTCGCAGACCATCCTCCGGGCAAAGGCGGTTGCTTGCCGGATATCGTTCGAAGCACCGCTGGTAATGTCACCCAGAAAAATTTCTTCCGCCACCCGACCCCCCATGCAGACACAGAGATTGTCCAAGAGCTCCTTTTTCTTTGCGTTATATTTGTCCGTCTCGGGAAGCATCATAGTCACCCCCAGAGCAGGACCTCGGGGAATAATGGTCACCTTGTGCAAGGGATCCGTGTGCTCTAAAAGGACGTTTAAAACCGCATGGCCGGCTTCGTGGTAAGCGGTTCGCCGTTTGTCCTCTTCGGTCATGGCCATGCTGCGCCGTTCTTTACCCCAACGCACCTTGTCCCGGGCTTCCTCCAGCTCGGCCTGGGTAATAGCCTCCTTGTTCTTTTTGGCCGCAAGAAGGGCAGCCTCATTGATGAGGTTAGCCAGCTCTGCGCCCGAAAACCCGGCCGTCCCGCGGGCTAAAGCTCGAAGATCCACGTTGGAATCAAGTTTGGTCTTTTGCGAGTGCACCCGAAGGATCTGCTCCCGGCCCTGGATATCAGGAAGGAAAACATGGACTTCGCGATCAAACCGTCCGGGACGCAAAAGGGCCGGATCAAGAACATCCTTCCGGTTGGTCGCTGCCATAACAATAACCCCTTCACTGGACTCAATCCCGTCCATTTCGACCAGAAGCGCGTTGAGGGTCTGCTCTCGCTCGTCATGGCCGCCTCCAAGGCCCGTTCCGCGGCTTCGGCCCACAGCATCAATCTCGTCAATAAAAACGATGCACGGAGCGTTGCGCCGGGCTTGTTCGAACATATCGCGGACGCGCGCGGCTCCCACCCCGACAAACATTTCCACAAAATCCGACCCGCTGATGCTAAAGAAGGGCACATCTGCTTCACCGGCAATCGCCTTGGCCAAGAGAGTCTTTCCCGTTCCCGGAGGTCCGACCAGAAGCACCCCCTTGGGGATCCGCCCGCCGAGTCGCTGGAACTTCTTGGGATTTTTGAGAAATTCGACGATTTCCTGAACTTCTTCTTTGGCTTCTTCAATCCCGGCGACGTCTTTGAACGTCACTTTGGTTTTACCCCCGCTTAGGAGCCGGGCGCGGCTCTTCCCAAACGTAAAGGCAGAACGACCCGCCATCCGGATCTGCTGCCGGAAAAGGAAGTACAGGGCTAGAATAAACAGGACAAAGGGGAGTACGCTCATAAGAGCCTGACCCCAAAAGTTATGAACGATCTTGACTTCAACGTCTGGGAACCCCTTGGAGGCCAGAAGGTTTTGCAGGTCCCGGTTAAATTCTAAATCCACCACCGTTCGGAAAGGAACCAGGGTAAGCTCGGGATCCGTGGGGCTATGGGGTCGCAGGTACGTCCCTTCAAGATAGGTCTGGCCGCCCGATGTATCCCGGACAAAGGTGAGACTTTTGACACGTCCCTCATCCAAAAGCTGCCGGAGCTGGGGAAGAGTCTTTTGTTCGATGCCAATTCCCTGGTTTAAGCTCAGGTAATAGGCCGCCGCCACAAAAGCAATGGAGAGGATAAAAAAGAGCATTCCCCTCCAGTTACTATCCGGTCGGTTACCGTCTCGCGAGGGATCCTCGGGCCCGCCCGCCGGGCGGCGATTCTTTTTCAGTATCCGCTGAAAGACTTTCGGCATAATGTTTAGGCTCCGCTTGTAAGCTTAGCGTGTCCTTATGGCAACGTCAACCAAGGGAAGGCCGAAGGATTTCCCTGGTTGCAAGCCAAACGCGCCAGCTTTGTTTCCTCATTTTTTCTTTGTTCCCTGTTTTACGCTTTCACGTTTTCACAATTAGGAAGCTTTTGGATTGGAAAGCCTTCCCATCTTTTTTTCTTTTCTGCCGTTTGAATCTTGCTGGGAACTCCTTTCCAACTCCTTCCTTTCCCCCGCCGGCACGACCCGATAGAAAGTGTCCCGCTGCACTGGGATTCTGCCCGCTTCCCGGATGAGTCGCTCGAGCTTTCGGGCCGTTGTCCCTTGGGGAGTGGTAGCCCCAGCCATGTGATAGATCCGCTCTTCTTGCAGTGTCCCATGGAGATCGTCGGCTCCAAACGCTAGGGCCACCTGGGCTCCTGCCAGTCCCATGCTCAGCCAATAGGCGGTAATATGGTCAAAGTTGTCGAGGTAGAGCCGGCTAACGGCGATCGTTCGAAGCTGGTCCAGTAGGCTGGTTTTCCGGACGACCGGAAGGCGCCCGCTTCCATCCGGCTGGTAAGGAAGGGGGACAAAGGCGGTAAACCCACCGGTTTCGTCCTGAAGCTCTCGAAGCCGGCGCAGGTGGTCGACACGATGGGAAACCTGTTCAATGTGACCGTAGAGCATAGTGGCGGTGCTTCGTTGTCCTAGCTTGTGCCAGATCCGGTGAACTTCGAGCCACTCCTCGGCGGTTTCTTTACCGCGGCAGATCTGGTTGCGGATTTCCGGATGAAAAATTTCCGCACCCCCTCCGGTGAGCGCATCAAGCCCCGCATCCTTCAACTGTTGGAGAGTTTGTTCAATGGGAAGCCGAGCAATACGACAGGCCAGATGACGGATTTCAATGGCGGTAAAGGCTTTCAGCTGGATTCCTGGGCACGCTTTTTTGATCTCCCTGACCAGCGCCAGGTAGTAATCGAAGGGGAGCTTGGGGTGAAGACCTCCGACGCAATGAATTTCCCTAATGCCTTGCCGGTAACTGTGCTCTGCCTCTTCTACCAGCTTCTCGATCGAGAAGGTAAAGGCCCCCTCTTCACCCTCCCTTCGATAGAAGGCGCAGAACCGACAGGAGAGGATGCATATATTAGAATAGTTCAGGTAACGATTGACGATGTAGGTAGCCACAGCCCCCTGTTTCCGGTGGCATGCGTAATCCGCTAGCCGGCCCACCGCGTGGAGGTCGGGGCAATCAAAAAGCCGAAGGGCATCCTCCTCGGAGATCCGTTTTCCCTCACAAACCTTCTCCCCGATATCCTCCAGTCCCGCACCTTTTAGGCTCTGGTACAGAGAGTCTTCCATGGGAACGTGTTTACCACGGCCAGTTTTCGATAGCTAGGCTTAAAGCGACGCCGGCAAACAAAAGGAGCGATACCGCGCTATTGACGTGGAAAAACGCATGTTGCACCCGTACAGGATCGCCGGAACTACAGAGCAAATGCTCGTACGCAAGGGCGAAGCTTACGGCCAAAAGGGCTGTAAAATACGGCCAGCTCAGATGAGCGGCCATCCCAAAAGCGCTCCATGCGATCCAGGCAAGCCCGTGAAGTACGATGGCTACCACAAGGCTGGGGCGGACTCCAAAGCAAGCCGGGAAAGAGTAAAGTCCCAGTTTTTGATCGACCGACACGTCCAGTGTCGCATAAACGAGGTCAAAGCCAAAAGTCCAGAAAAAGACAGCCAGCGCCAGAAGATAAGGGATGGGCGAAGCGAGCTCTTGCCGGACGGCCGCCCAAGCCCCAAGGGGAGCCAAGGCAAGCGCAAGGCCAAGAAACGCGTGGGAAAAGGGTGTGAAACGTTTGGTCAACGAGTAGCCCAAAAAGATACAGGCGGCCAGGGGAGCCAAAAGGAGGCACACACGATTTAAGGCTGCGGAAGCGGCAAAAAATATCGCTAGACCCGCTCCGCAAAGGATGAGCGTTTCCGTTCGGGTCGCAAGTTCTGCACGCTCTTTTGTCCGGGGATTCACGCGGTCGTAGTCCCAGTCGGCGTACCGGTTAAAGGCCATGGCGGCCGTTCGAGCACCTACCATCGCCAAAAGAATGAGGAGGGTGGTTCGGAGGGGCGGCAAGCCACGGGAGGCGACCAGCATTGAAGAGAGGGCAAACGGGAGGGCGAAAAGGGTGTGGCTAAATTTAATGAGTCGAAGGAGTTTCTGGATCTTTTCTACGATCATCCTTCCTCTGTATCCATCCACCGCGGCGATAGCTCGTTGGGAATTCCAAGCTGGTCCAAAACTCGGGCCACGACGGTATCGGCTAGCTCCTCGAGGGTAGTGGGCCGGCTATAGAAGGAGGGACAGGCGGGGATCACGATCGCCCCTGCTTCCAAAAGTGTCACCGCGTTGCGAGCGTGAATGGCGTTCCACGGCATTTCCCGTGGTACCAGGATGAGCCTTCGACGTTCCTTTAGGCAAACATCTGCAGCTCGGGTAATGCTATTGTCGGAGATCCCATGAGCAATCCGGGCGAAGGTGGCCATGGAGCACGGGACAATGACCATCCCGTCAAACCGGGCTGAGCCGCTGGCAAAAGGTATACGAAGAGAACGTTCGGAATGGACCGGAAAACGCTTGGGAATGGGCAGTTCT
Encoded here:
- the mobB gene encoding molybdopterin-guanine dinucleotide biosynthesis protein B; amino-acid sequence: MALPLESYPVIGFVGWSGSGKTTLLKEIVRRLREQGRKVAVIKHAHHSFDVDHPGKDSYELRHAGARKVLVASRLRWALMVETPEGEEPDLGKLLTIVGQDPPDLILVEGFKRFPYPKVEVYRPSLGLPPLYSKDPHVVAVASPSPERELPAGVTWLNLNEPQEVLAFIERRLKDRVVPS
- the ftsH gene encoding ATP-dependent zinc metalloprotease FtsH codes for the protein MLFFILSIAFVAAAYYLSLNQGIGIEQKTLPQLRQLLDEGRVKSLTFVRDTSGGQTYLEGTYLRPHSPTDPELTLVPFRTVVDLEFNRDLQNLLASKGFPDVEVKIVHNFWGQALMSVLPFVLFILALYFLFRQQIRMAGRSAFTFGKSRARLLSGGKTKVTFKDVAGIEEAKEEVQEIVEFLKNPKKFQRLGGRIPKGVLLVGPPGTGKTLLAKAIAGEADVPFFSISGSDFVEMFVGVGAARVRDMFEQARRNAPCIVFIDEIDAVGRSRGTGLGGGHDEREQTLNALLVEMDGIESSEGVIVMAATNRKDVLDPALLRPGRFDREVHVFLPDIQGREQILRVHSQKTKLDSNVDLRALARGTAGFSGAELANLINEAALLAAKKNKEAITQAELEEARDKVRWGKERRSMAMTEEDKRRTAYHEAGHAVLNVLLEHTDPLHKVTIIPRGPALGVTMMLPETDKYNAKKKELLDNLCVCMGGRVAEEIFLGDITSGASNDIRQATAFARRMVCEWGMSEKLGTVHYSDDPTLVFLGRDLGTARGYSEATAQEIDKEVKNFIDQAYQRATELLLAHRDKVEALANALLEYETLDGSHVVEIVRHGRLLNPPPKNVPPPVLTTPPPEPAPLPKKKGTDEEKGGLLPGLEGVPA
- the mqnE gene encoding aminofutalosine synthase MqnE → MEDSLYQSLKGAGLEDIGEKVCEGKRISEEDALRLFDCPDLHAVGRLADYACHRKQGAVATYIVNRYLNYSNICILSCRFCAFYRREGEEGAFTFSIEKLVEEAEHSYRQGIREIHCVGGLHPKLPFDYYLALVREIKKACPGIQLKAFTAIEIRHLACRIARLPIEQTLQQLKDAGLDALTGGGAEIFHPEIRNQICRGKETAEEWLEVHRIWHKLGQRSTATMLYGHIEQVSHRVDHLRRLRELQDETGGFTAFVPLPYQPDGSGRLPVVRKTSLLDQLRTIAVSRLYLDNFDHITAYWLSMGLAGAQVALAFGADDLHGTLQEERIYHMAGATTPQGTTARKLERLIREAGRIPVQRDTFYRVVPAGERKELERSSQQDSNGRKEKKMGRLSNPKAS
- a CDS encoding UbiA-like polyprenyltransferase; the encoded protein is MIVEKIQKLLRLIKFSHTLFALPFALSSMLVASRGLPPLRTTLLILLAMVGARTAAMAFNRYADWDYDRVNPRTKERAELATRTETLILCGAGLAIFFAASAALNRVCLLLAPLAACIFLGYSLTKRFTPFSHAFLGLALALAPLGAWAAVRQELASPIPYLLALAVFFWTFGFDLVYATLDVSVDQKLGLYSFPACFGVRPSLVVAIVLHGLAWIAWSAFGMAAHLSWPYFTALLAVSFALAYEHLLCSSGDPVRVQHAFFHVNSAVSLLLFAGVALSLAIENWPW
- a CDS encoding UbiX family flavin prenyltransferase is translated as MKLLVAITGASGMIYARRLLSFLSQTSHVVHIIVSQRAKEVLALEGEELPIPKRFPVHSERSLRIPFASGSARFDGMVIVPCSMATFARIAHGISDNSITRAADVCLKERRRLILVPREMPWNAIHARNAVTLLEAGAIVIPACPSFYSRPTTLEELADTVVARVLDQLGIPNELSPRWMDTEEG